The Toxorhynchites rutilus septentrionalis strain SRP chromosome 3, ASM2978413v1, whole genome shotgun sequence genome includes a region encoding these proteins:
- the LOC129774638 gene encoding protein nessun dorma isoform X2, with protein sequence MYSKTQSLYSPQMEVFEFDKTKCERLLEISSVLRSDELQIPTSSVRNEWANFIEETIEPTGWQAVWRISRAVCEDLSVQFPTAPHGTVEQVLFDELKAIFVIDFTQDEELQLSEKQIVSLEELWPTREQENDALNVDQTANCIDQLRFFYQHVWMPWDNDVDDTDILSLQKHIDARVQLHFDIESGTISNRLSSHVLSLMAEANYIHKKKELLELGIEAHEDEEIFAAEDAEIVNKLMQLHLRMNTIKNEIEVLENPAMHKLYEKVHFTSEEKGNVDSVYSDRSVAEAFIVTHIGTLEQQLRYLSEAKAMIGRDKIVHICDSLQGVLNRCKHSVQLYLPPGKHTIKFLEYLNSGGAMVGVSSGRFVQAPEKQMFVMEEKVIVGSKDDDSILLTVDGDYCFENITLECANVRTGVLIKGGNVTFRNCFLNGDPKSSTKQGVVVFGNSTICFENCVIKGFSTGIYTNQHSEIHLLHSTIEDCINGVNVLQGCQINFDSSKIVNCKSYGAILEVDEPVDGFRLLCNDFNKINRQEFKFRGNCEFNNNRKADFIISNGNNADFNSSCYVDQTVPEGSCQFGSNSWIKA encoded by the exons ATGTATAGTAAAACGCAGTCGCTTTATAGCCCACAAATGGAAGTCTTTGAATTTGACAAAACTAAATGTGAACGGCTTTTGGAGATTTCTAGCGTTCTTCGTTCCGACGAGCTGCAGATACCGACCTCGTCCGTACGCAACGAGTGGGCCAACTTCATCGAAGAGACAATCGAGCCCACGGGTTGGCAAGCAGTGTGGCGAATTTCTAGAGCCGTATGTGAAGATTTGTCAGTCCAATTTCCTACCGCTCCGCACGGAACAGTCGAGCAG GTGTTATTCGACGAATTGAAGGCTATTTTTGTGATAGATTTTACCCAGGATGAGGAATTGCAATTATCGGAGAAACAAATAGTTTCGCTGGAAGAACTGTGGCCTACGAGAGAACAAGAAAATGACGCACTTAACGTTGACCAAACGGCGAATTGTATCGATCAGCTGAGGTTCTTTTATCAGCATGTTTGGATGCCTTGGGATAACGATGTTGATGATACGGACATCCTTTCGCTGCAGAAACACATTGATGCTAGAGTTCAACTTCATTTTGATATTGAAAGTGGAACCATTTCAAACAGACTATCATCGCATGTATTGTCATTAATGGCCGAAGCGAACTACATTCACAAGAAGAAAGAGCTGCTCGAACTAGGCATTGAAGCGCATGAAGATGAGGAGATATTTGCTGCAGAAGATGCTGAAATAGTGAATAAATTGATGCAACTTCATCTACGAATGAACACAATTAAGAATGAAATAGAAGTATTGGAAAACCCGGCGATGCACAAGTTATACGAAAAGGTTCACTTTACGTCTGAAGAAAAAGGAAACGTTGATAGCGTCTATAGCGATCGATCGGTTGCAGAAGCGTTTATTGTGACCCACATCGGAACGCTGGAACAGCAGCTCCGGTATTTGAGCGAGGCAAAAGCAATGATTGGTCGGGACAAGATCGTTCACATCTGTGACTCCCTCCAAGGAGTTCTGAACCGATGCAAACATTCAGTTCAACTTTACCTGCCTCCCGGCAAGCACACGATCAAGTTTTTGGAGTATCTCAACAGTGGAGGTGCAATGGTGGGTGTTAGTTCAGGTCGGTTCGTACAGGCCCCTGAGAAACAAATGTTTGTGATGGAGGAAAAAGTTATAGTTGGTTCAAAGGACGACGATAGCATCCTGCTAACCGTGGATGGAGATTATTGTTTCGAAAATATTACGCTGGAATGCGCTAACGTCCGGACTGGGGTATTGATCAAAGGTGGTAATGTCACATTCCGGAATTGTTTTCTCAATGGGGACCCAAAATCTTCTACAAAACAAGGCGTTGTTGTGTTCG GTAATTCAACAATTTGTTTTGAGAATTGCGTTATAAAAGGCTTCTCAACTGGGATTTATACCAATCAACATAGTGAGATTCATCTCTTACACAGTACCATAGAAGACTGTATCAACGGCGTCAATGTGCTGCAAGGATGTCAGATCAACTTTGATtcatcaaaaatagtaaactgtAAGAGCTATGGGGCAATCCTAGAAGTCGACGAACCTGTGGATGGGTTCCGCCTACTCTGCAACGATTTCAATAAAATCAATAGGCAAGAGTTCAAGTTCCGCGGAAATTGCGAGTTCAACAACAACAGGAAAGCGGATTTCATCATATCTAATGGAAACAATGCTGATTTCAATAGCTCTTGCTACGTTGATCAAACAGTCCCAGAAGGCTCGTGCCAGTTTGGCTCAAACAGT TGGATAAAAGCATAG
- the LOC129774638 gene encoding protein nessun dorma isoform X1: MYSKTQSLYSPQMEVFEFDKTKCERLLEISSVLRSDELQIPTSSVRNEWANFIEETIEPTGWQAVWRISRAVCEDLSVQFPTAPHGTVEQVLFDELKAIFVIDFTQDEELQLSEKQIVSLEELWPTREQENDALNVDQTANCIDQLRFFYQHVWMPWDNDVDDTDILSLQKHIDARVQLHFDIESGTISNRLSSHVLSLMAEANYIHKKKELLELGIEAHEDEEIFAAEDAEIVNKLMQLHLRMNTIKNEIEVLENPAMHKLYEKVHFTSEEKGNVDSVYSDRSVAEAFIVTHIGTLEQQLRYLSEAKAMIGRDKIVHICDSLQGVLNRCKHSVQLYLPPGKHTIKFLEYLNSGGAMVGVSSGRFVQAPEKQMFVMEEKVIVGSKDDDSILLTVDGDYCFENITLECANVRTGVLIKGGNVTFRNCFLNGDPKSSTKQGVVVFGNSTICFENCVIKGFSTGIYTNQHSEIHLLHSTIEDCINGVNVLQGCQINFDSSKIVNCKSYGAILEVDEPVDGFRLLCNDFNKINRQEFKFRGNCEFNNNRKADFIISNGNNADFNSSCYVDQTVPEGSCQFGSNSVSVSHSNKADISDEDTTLSKTRAVPNPATYHDIDSVELDINFDEHLSLKEDESDGFVDEGIIEEQDLSSLNSDESREIYYIASAEDNTLSSVYSSEDSVIVIEIDDSVIEID, translated from the exons ATGTATAGTAAAACGCAGTCGCTTTATAGCCCACAAATGGAAGTCTTTGAATTTGACAAAACTAAATGTGAACGGCTTTTGGAGATTTCTAGCGTTCTTCGTTCCGACGAGCTGCAGATACCGACCTCGTCCGTACGCAACGAGTGGGCCAACTTCATCGAAGAGACAATCGAGCCCACGGGTTGGCAAGCAGTGTGGCGAATTTCTAGAGCCGTATGTGAAGATTTGTCAGTCCAATTTCCTACCGCTCCGCACGGAACAGTCGAGCAG GTGTTATTCGACGAATTGAAGGCTATTTTTGTGATAGATTTTACCCAGGATGAGGAATTGCAATTATCGGAGAAACAAATAGTTTCGCTGGAAGAACTGTGGCCTACGAGAGAACAAGAAAATGACGCACTTAACGTTGACCAAACGGCGAATTGTATCGATCAGCTGAGGTTCTTTTATCAGCATGTTTGGATGCCTTGGGATAACGATGTTGATGATACGGACATCCTTTCGCTGCAGAAACACATTGATGCTAGAGTTCAACTTCATTTTGATATTGAAAGTGGAACCATTTCAAACAGACTATCATCGCATGTATTGTCATTAATGGCCGAAGCGAACTACATTCACAAGAAGAAAGAGCTGCTCGAACTAGGCATTGAAGCGCATGAAGATGAGGAGATATTTGCTGCAGAAGATGCTGAAATAGTGAATAAATTGATGCAACTTCATCTACGAATGAACACAATTAAGAATGAAATAGAAGTATTGGAAAACCCGGCGATGCACAAGTTATACGAAAAGGTTCACTTTACGTCTGAAGAAAAAGGAAACGTTGATAGCGTCTATAGCGATCGATCGGTTGCAGAAGCGTTTATTGTGACCCACATCGGAACGCTGGAACAGCAGCTCCGGTATTTGAGCGAGGCAAAAGCAATGATTGGTCGGGACAAGATCGTTCACATCTGTGACTCCCTCCAAGGAGTTCTGAACCGATGCAAACATTCAGTTCAACTTTACCTGCCTCCCGGCAAGCACACGATCAAGTTTTTGGAGTATCTCAACAGTGGAGGTGCAATGGTGGGTGTTAGTTCAGGTCGGTTCGTACAGGCCCCTGAGAAACAAATGTTTGTGATGGAGGAAAAAGTTATAGTTGGTTCAAAGGACGACGATAGCATCCTGCTAACCGTGGATGGAGATTATTGTTTCGAAAATATTACGCTGGAATGCGCTAACGTCCGGACTGGGGTATTGATCAAAGGTGGTAATGTCACATTCCGGAATTGTTTTCTCAATGGGGACCCAAAATCTTCTACAAAACAAGGCGTTGTTGTGTTCG GTAATTCAACAATTTGTTTTGAGAATTGCGTTATAAAAGGCTTCTCAACTGGGATTTATACCAATCAACATAGTGAGATTCATCTCTTACACAGTACCATAGAAGACTGTATCAACGGCGTCAATGTGCTGCAAGGATGTCAGATCAACTTTGATtcatcaaaaatagtaaactgtAAGAGCTATGGGGCAATCCTAGAAGTCGACGAACCTGTGGATGGGTTCCGCCTACTCTGCAACGATTTCAATAAAATCAATAGGCAAGAGTTCAAGTTCCGCGGAAATTGCGAGTTCAACAACAACAGGAAAGCGGATTTCATCATATCTAATGGAAACAATGCTGATTTCAATAGCTCTTGCTACGTTGATCAAACAGTCCCAGAAGGCTCGTGCCAGTTTGGCTCAAACAGTGTAAGTGTATCTCATTCTAATAAAGCCGACATTTCGGATGAAGACACTACACTTTCTAAGACACGGGCTGTACCGAACCCAGCGACTTATCACGACATTGACAGTGTTGAATTGGATATTAATTTTGACGAACATCTGAGTTTGAAGGAGGATGAAAGCGATGGTTTTGTCGACGAGGGTATTATCGAGGAACAAGATTTGTCTAGCTTGAATTCTGATGAATCACGAGAGATCTATTACATAGCCAGCGCTGAGGATAATACCCTTTCGTCAGTTTATTCATCGGAAGATTCGGTCATTGTTATAGAGATTGATGATTCGGTGATAGAGATAGACTGA